The Candidatus Dependentiae bacterium genome segment GCGAGCTCTTCCATTTCGCCAATATGACTTATTCCCATTTCAAAAATTGCAAATTTATGCTCTTTGCGCATTTTTAAAATATTTAAGCTCAATCCAATTGCAGTGTTTTGATTTTTAAATGATGCAAAGGCAGAAATATTTCCGGTATTAAAAATATGAAAAAGCATCTCTTTTGTTGTAGTCTTTCCAACAGAACCGGTAACACCTATTACCGGATAAGAAAATTGCTTGCGCCATGCAATAGCCAATAATTTAAGAGAAATTAAAGAATCATTTACAGCTATGACGATTTTATTTTTTAATAATTTTTGATCCAGTTTATCTAATTTTTCCAGCCATTCTTTATTGATTAATATCCCCAAAACATCTTTTTCCAATATGCTTTCAATAAAATCATGTGCATCAACCCGTTCACCTTTTAATGCTACAAATATTTGTCCATTCTCAATATTACGGCTGTCGATACAAAAACTTTTTATTTCTTTTGTATTAAAAAAAGTTTCAAGATCAATTCCAAATGCTTTTATTTGAGCATCAGGCAAAGTTGTTTTAAAAAAAGAATAGCTATATATCATATATCTCTTGTTTTTATAATTTATTATTTAATTTTTACTAAAATTTATTATACAAATATTTTTTTCATAAACCTAGATTATATTTACAAATTATCTTTCAAAATTTTTCTAGGCTTACTACCTTGAGCCGGAGCCAAAAGTCCATCAAATTCAAGCTTTTCTATAATTCTTGCCGATCTATTAAATCCAATTCTGTATCTTCTTTGCAATCCGGAAATAGAAATTTCTTCAATCTTTTTGATAAATTCCAAAACATCCGGATACAACTCATCTTCAATATTTTCAACTTCACTTTTACTCATTTCACGTAAAGTTTCATTAAGATCCAAATATTCAGGCTCGGCCTGAGCTCTTAGATGTGCTGTTAATTTTTCAATCTCTTTTACGCCAACATATGCACCATGTATTCTTTGTAAATCGGAAGAAGCCGAATTCATATAAAGCATATCTCCACGGCCCAAAAGTTTTTCCGCACCCGAACAATCAACAATTGTTCGAGAATCTATTTTTGATGAAACTCTAAATGCAATTCTTGATGGAAAATTTACTTTTATAAGACCGGTTATAACATCAACCGAAGGTCGTTGAGTTGCAATCACCATATGAATTCCGGCAGCTCTTGCCATTTGTGCTATTCGTGCAATATGAATTTCTATATCTTTTCCGGCAACCATCATAAGATCTGCAAGCTCATCAATCATCAAAACTATAAACGGCATTTGTTCAATCGAATTATCATTTTTTGCCAAATCTTGATATTCAAAAATATTTCTTACACCAAAATGAGACATTTTGTCATATCGCATTTCCATCTCTTGTACAAGCCATTTTAAAACCGGACTGGCTTGTCTTGGATTGGTAATTATAGGAAACAGTAAATGTGGAATATCTTTATAAGGTGCAAACTCCAATCTTTTAGGATCGATTAAAATCAATTTTAATTGATCAGGTTTAAATTGGCACAACAAACTCACAAGCATTGTGTTAAGTCCTACAGATTTACCGGAGCCTGTAGATCCTGCAACAAGTAAATGCGGCATACCTGAAAGATCTTGAATTACAGAATTTCCGACAATATCTACACCAAACACAATTGGCAATTTGCCTGAAAAATTTTTAAACTCTTTGCTGTTTAAAAGTTCCGCCAATAAAACATTTTGTCTTGTTTTATTTGAAATTTCAAAACCGACGACGCTTTTTCCCGGAATTGGAGCAACAATTCGAATGCTTAATGCCATTAAAGCCAGAGCAAGATCATCTTCAAGTGATATTATTTTGCTAATTTTACTGTCAATTTCCGGTTTATATTCAAAAAGAGTTATTACAGGCCCGGGATGAATAGCCGTAACAGTGCCCTTAATTCCAAAATATTTTAATTTTTCTTCAAGCAATTGTGCTTTTACAACACCCTCTTGCTCAAGTTGTTTTTTTAATTTTTCATCGCTATTGGATACCGATTGAAAAATATTTGTGTCAGGTAATTTATAATTTATTAATTTATCAACTTGTATTTTAATATCTTTAGAATCTTGATCTTGCACCATCGGGCTTAAGCAAGCTTCCTGTTCATTCATTTGAGCCGGGTCAAAGTTTTCTTTATTAATATTATTTTCAACAAAAACCGGTTGCTCTATAAAAAAATCTTCAGATATATCTGAATAATCTTTTCTAAATACGGTACAAAAATAATCTTTTGTAATTTGCCACACAAAATTCAAAGAACTTAAAACAACTGAATAAATATATAAAAATATAAATTTTATAGTACCTACAACTTTTGCAACAACAAAACCTACAATATTTATAATTAAATTAAAAAACAGTTTAAATAGATATTTAAACGATATGTTTGCAACGGGTATAAAAAAAAGTATTAATAAAAAAAAGTTAAATGCAGTAGCTCCAAAAAACCCCATATATAAAGCCATAAGCTTAAATATGCTTATGCCAAAAAGTCCGCCGGGATAACTGTTTGTAAAATCAAAATTAAAAGAATATAAAATTGAAGAAATTGATATATTAAAAAGAAAAAAAGCAACGGCTCGATAAATGGTTTTTGATATTTTTTTATATTTAAAAATTAAATATGAATAAAAAGATAAGCCAAATGCAAAAATATATGCGGCTGAACCAAAAAGATAAAAAAGTAATGCGGAATAATTTGCACCAAAAGAGCTCAATATATTTTTTATTTCTTGATTTTCTATTGATACATAAAACCATGATTGATCATTTGAATTAAAAGAAAAAATGGATAAAAATGTAATTACGGAAAAACAAAATACTGAAAAAGCCAACGCTTCATATTTGTATTTTCCCCAATTTAACCCCGGTTTATACAATTTTATTTTTGGGCTATTTTTACCAAATCCAAACATAAAACTCTCCTAAAATGTTTTTCATATTATTCTCAATTAAATTTTATGTTTTTATTATGAAGAAAATAAAATTTAAATTCTATAAAATATTTTTAAATACAAATAATGGCAAGTTAATGGCAAGTTAATGGCAAGTTAATGGCAAGTTAATGGCATAATAAAAGAATTATTTTTCAAAAAATTTTTGAGCCTGCATCTGCGGGCGGCTTTACGGTAGCCCAATGCGAAAGCTTTGGGCTAACAAATAAAAATGGGTCGGTATTTCTACCGACCCACTCTTTTTAAAATCAAATTCTATTAAAATTTGAAGCCGTATTTAGCGTAGACTTGCCAATTTTCAAGGCCATCATTTCCGTCAAATTCGTATGCGCCGCCAATTGCAAGCATTGAAGGATATTTCCATTCTTTCCAGTTATATCCAATACCTGCAAATACTTTGTGTGTCATCATTGATGGTGTTTCTGCAGCATCGGCATCAACATGATTTCTGTTCAAATAATAGCAATTTGTTGCAGTACCGGCTGCTGTAGCATCTTTGTCAGTTGTAGCTGAAGCTTCAGTTGCAAAATTCGTATCAACAATGGCTGCTGTTCCTAGATAATCTGTTACCAATATTGCATAGTCATTTGATTCAAAATCATGAGCTTTCAATTCAACCTTTTCGCCATCTTTCCAGAAGAAGTTGTAACCAAGATCGAATGTCCAATTTTTATTATTGTATGTTAAATAAAGCATTGAATCCAATTGGCTGCGAGGTGTAACTGAAACATCTTTTGATAAAATGTTTGCTGTAGGAGTTGCAAATTGATCGCCAACTCTACCTGCTAAACGATATTGACCCCAATTTACTTTTGTTCCATCAGATTTTTTCAAACCTAAAGTTCTAAATTCTGTTGCTTCAAATAGATATCTATAGTTTGCAACACCTGTTAATTTTAGATTTTGGTGTTTCTTTTCCCAGAATTTATATGCAAAATCCAAACCGCCGCCAAATGCAAAGTGTCCACCATTGCCGGCTACAGGTTCAAATACCCATCTTGCATCAGGGTGTGTTCCTACAGGAATGGTCAAACCAAGATTTAATGCAACATAATATTTTTCTTTGTCGAAAAATTTTTCACCGATTATTAAATCAATATCGGCTACTGCCAATTTTGAATGTGAACCACCCATTTTGGCATATTGCAGTCTTCTTTGTGAATTTTGCAGTAATTGACCTGTTTTTGCAGGATTGCCTTCGCCATATGTTCCATTAAAATATTTTTTGATTGCATCGGTTCCGGAATCACTTGGAACAGCAAAGAAACCTGTTGCTGTCATTGTTTCTTCCAAATTCATATCCGTATCAACTTTAACGATTGGACAAGAAACCTTTAAATATAAACCCTTTAATGCTTTTGCTAAATCTTGGTAATAATCCATTCTTATACCATAAGCTTCAAGTTTTGGTTCAAGCTTAAATTCAGCAGCTGTATTTGCTCTATGTAATATAGGAGCTACAACACCAACATGAAACATTCTTGCATAATAAAGATTTATATCTGCAACTGTAGTTAAACCAATTTTGATTACATTGGTACCTGTAAAACCAAAATATCTTCCTAAATCGTTTTTGTCTGCCGATTCAAGATAAAATGGAACTGCTTGGAAATGTCCGCCAAAAAGATTTCCTTCATTATTATTATGAATTAATTCATTGAATGTTGTGTATTCCATTGGAAGATTTACGCCTTGAGATCTTGGCATATAAAATGTTTTATTTATTGCGGCATTTGCTGCGCCAGAAACAAATGCTACGACCAATAAACCTTTTAAAAGTTTATTCATACTAATCTTTCTCCTAAATATTTTCGAATTTTTCACGCACAAAATTTAATTTTTTTGCATATTAAATTTGATTATGAAAAATCGAACCTCACTTACTTACTTTACCTTAATGAAAACGACGATGTTTGTACATCCTCCTTTCTTTTCCAAAAAATTTTATCCGATTAACATTTGAGTAGTTTGTGTCCGTATAATTTTTATACTTTTCATATCGTAGCGAGAAATTAATTTGATTTCAATATTTTAAAAAATAATATCATAT includes the following:
- a CDS encoding DNA translocase FtsK; this encodes MFGFGKNSPKIKLYKPGLNWGKYKYEALAFSVFCFSVITFLSIFSFNSNDQSWFYVSIENQEIKNILSSFGANYSALLFYLFGSAAYIFAFGLSFYSYLIFKYKKISKTIYRAVAFFLFNISISSILYSFNFDFTNSYPGGLFGISIFKLMALYMGFFGATAFNFFLLILFFIPVANISFKYLFKLFFNLIINIVGFVVAKVVGTIKFIFLYIYSVVLSSLNFVWQITKDYFCTVFRKDYSDISEDFFIEQPVFVENNINKENFDPAQMNEQEACLSPMVQDQDSKDIKIQVDKLINYKLPDTNIFQSVSNSDEKLKKQLEQEGVVKAQLLEEKLKYFGIKGTVTAIHPGPVITLFEYKPEIDSKISKIISLEDDLALALMALSIRIVAPIPGKSVVGFEISNKTRQNVLLAELLNSKEFKNFSGKLPIVFGVDIVGNSVIQDLSGMPHLLVAGSTGSGKSVGLNTMLVSLLCQFKPDQLKLILIDPKRLEFAPYKDIPHLLFPIITNPRQASPVLKWLVQEMEMRYDKMSHFGVRNIFEYQDLAKNDNSIEQMPFIVLMIDELADLMMVAGKDIEIHIARIAQMARAAGIHMVIATQRPSVDVITGLIKVNFPSRIAFRVSSKIDSRTIVDCSGAEKLLGRGDMLYMNSASSDLQRIHGAYVGVKEIEKLTAHLRAQAEPEYLDLNETLREMSKSEVENIEDELYPDVLEFIKKIEEISISGLQRRYRIGFNRSARIIEKLEFDGLLAPAQGSKPRKILKDNL